In Stomoxys calcitrans chromosome 2, idStoCalc2.1, whole genome shotgun sequence, the following proteins share a genomic window:
- the LOC106090220 gene encoding serine--tRNA synthetase-like protein Slimp produces MYKIRTKLAAAIQPLRKQYKFQIFNVLTIRNVSALHITGDKASENYVTIQPFLDFKGTFDHAESVESSIMKRRMQMDMGQVRAMYDNYKKAILQIEKVDKERDDIAKQLKEMSKVKSVNDSAINQLKEQGKTLRNNMKAMKTELYPIEDEFIQAFLNLPNMLHPQCPDGDYERLLYRSKQQVMQRPTKSHLDFENLIRFLDNSRYYLMNEAAEFDLHCTDALTKYFLEQGKFMQTCNPDFVRCVLLEANATPLTCYHKVMEQQLQNQLNCAYLTGGGAFESFLGAVTKLVVYPSVVPLKYICSGRLYEKSNEEVKPSLYTATQTNAVQTFVATLNAQQSEEQMDAILNMCLDFYKSFENLNFRIVYVKASDLTAAESLRAQIEVYSQSERRYVCVGRVSNYTDYVSKRILFTMREQKEYKFLHLVGGPILYTSRLIAALIESGEALDCRKVQKTLQLNETSCKDSSNKPIDDFKSLFK; encoded by the coding sequence ATGTATAAAATTCGAACAAAGTTGGCAGCAGCCATACAACCTTTACGCAAACAGTACAAGTTTCaaatatttaatgttttgaCTATACGAAATGTATCCGCCCTACACATCACAGGAGATAAGGCGAGTGAAAACTATGTAACCATACAACCTTTTTTAGATTTCAAAGGGACTTTTGACCATGCAGAATCGGTGGAAAGTTCTATAATGAAAAGAAGAATGCAAATGGATATGGGACAAGTCAGGGCCATGTATGACAACTACAAAAAGGCTATTTTGCAAATAGAGAAAGTGGACAAGGAACGTGATGACATAGCCAAGCAATTAAAGGAAATGTCAAAGGTGAAGAGTGTAAACGACAGTGCAATTAACCAACTGAAGGAGCAAGGCAAGACACTGAGAAACAACATGAAAGCTATGAAAACTGAACTATATCCCATAGAGGATGAATTCATACAAGCTTTTTTGAATTTACCCAATATGCTACATCCCCAGTGTCCCGATGGGGATTACGAAAGGCTGTTGTATCGCAGTAAGCAGCAGGTAATGCAAAGGCCTACCAAATCTCATCTTGACTTTGAGAATCTTATACGTTTCCTAGATAACTCCCGCTATTACCTTATGAATGAAGCAGCAGAATTTGATTTGCATTGCACAGATGCTCTGACGAAATATTTTCTAGAGCAGGGTAAATTTATGCAAACTTGTAATCCGGATTTTGTGCGGTGTGTGCTTTTAGAAGCAAATGCCACCCCATTGACCTGCTATCACAAAGTAATGGAGCAGCAGTTGCAAAATCAATTGAATTGTGCCTATTTGACGGGTGGTGGGGCATTTGAAAGTTTTCTGGGAGCAGTGACCAAGTTAGTTGTCTATCCATCTGTAGTACCACTGAAATATATCTGTTCCGGTCGATTGTATGAAAAAAGCAATGAAGAAGTAAAGCCTTCACTTTATACAGCCACCCAGACCAATGCAGTGCAAACATTTGTGGCCACCCTTAATGCTCAGCAAAGCGAGGAGCAAATGGATGCCATTCTAAATATGTGTCTTGATTTTTATAAATCTtttgaaaacttaaatttcCGCATAGTTTATGTAAAGGCATCGGACTTGACGGCCGCTGAGAGTCTAAGAGCTCAAATAGAAGTATATTCACAATCTGAACGACGTTATGTATGTGTGGGACGTGTTAGCAACTACACAGATTATGTATCCAAACGCATTCTCTTCACTATGCGAGAACAAAAGGAGtacaaatttttgcatttagttGGTGGCCCCATACTCTATACATCGCGTCTAATTGCAGCCCTAATCGAAAGTGGAGAGGCGTTGGACTGTAGAAAAGTGCAAAAAACCTTACAATTGAATGAGACATCTTGTAAAGATTCTAGCAATAAGCCTATAGATGATTTTAAATcactttttaaataa